A genomic region of Saccopteryx bilineata isolate mSacBil1 chromosome 1, mSacBil1_pri_phased_curated, whole genome shotgun sequence contains the following coding sequences:
- the LOC136319463 gene encoding uncharacterized protein → MPIFTPSMPTFTPSTALLHTLHCPPSHNPCPPSQLHSPPSPPPLPSFTPSTAHPPLPSFTSSMPTFTNSTALHTLHCPPSHPPLPTCKPSTALLHTIHAHLHTLHSPPSHTPLPTCTPSIALLHTIHANLHSHHCPPSHPPLASFTPSMPTFTSSTALHHTLHCRPSHIHAHLHTLHCPPSRPPLLSFTPSMPTVTPFMPTFTPFMFTFTPSMPIFTTSTALLRTIHAHLHTIHAHLHTLHCPPSHPPLPSLTQSMPSFTTPQPSFTPSTALLHTVHYPPPHPPLTSSTPSIALLHTIHAHLHTLHCPPSQPALPSTPSTSLLYTLHCPPAHPPLPSFTPSMPNCTPSTAFLHTIHEHLHNLHCPPSNHPCQPSQPPLPSFTPSAALLHTIRCPPSHPPCPPSHPPLPSFTPSAALLHTIRCPPSHHPCPPSHPPLPSFKPSTALLHIIHAHLHTLHCPPSHPHCPPPHPPLLSFTPSMPTCKPTTALIQTLHCPPSHHPCPPSHPPLPYITPSTALLHTIHAHLHTLHCPPSNPPLPSFTPSMPTVTPSIPTFTPFMPTFTPSMPIFTPSTALLHTIHAHLNTIHALLQTLHAQLHTIHALHHTLHCPP, encoded by the coding sequence ATGCCcatcttcacaccatccatgcccaccttcacaccctccactgccctccttcacaccctccactgccctccttcacacaaTCCATGCCCTCCTTCACAACTCCACAGCCCTCCTTCaccccctccactgccctccttcacaccctccactgcccaccctccactgccctccttcacatcatccatgcccaccttcacaaaTTCCACTGCCCTCCACACCctgcactgccctccttcacaccctccactgcccacctgcaaaccctccactgccctccttcacaccatccatgcccacctgcaCACCCTCCACAGCCCTCCTTCACACACTCCACTGCCCACCTGCACACCATCcattgccctccttcacaccatccatgccaaCCTGCACAGccaccactgccctccttcacaccctccactggcctccttcacaccatccatgcccaccttcacatcCTCCACTGCCCTTCATCACACTCTCCACTGCCGTCCTTCacacatccatgcccaccttcacacgctccactgccctccttcacgccctcccctgctctccttcacaccatccatgcccaccgtCACACCAttcatgcccaccttcacaccattCATGTtcaccttcacaccatccatgcccatctTCAcaacctccactgccctccttcgcACAATCCATGCCcatcttcacaccatccatgcccaccttcacaccctccactgccctccttcacaccctccactgccctctttAACACAATCCATGCCCTCCTTCACAACTCCACAGCCCTCCTTCaccccctccactgccctccttcacaccgtCCACTaccctcctccacaccctccactgacctcctccacaccctccattgccctccttcacaccatccatgcccaccttcacacgcttcactgccctccttcacaacCTGCACTGCCCTCCACACCCTCCACTTCCCTCCTTtacaccctccactgcccacctgcacaccctccactgccctccttcacgcCATCCATGCCCAActgcacaccctccactgccttccttcacaccatccatgaaCACCTGCAcaacctccactgccctccttcaaaTCATCCATGCCAACCTTCAcaacctccactgccctccttcacaccctctgcTGCCCTACTTCACACCATCcgctgccctccttcacaccctccatgcccaccttcacaccctccactgccctccttcacaccctctgctgccctccttcacaccatccgctgccctccttcacaccatccatgcccaccttcacaccctccactgccgtCCTTCaaaccctccactgccctccttcacatcatccatgcccaccttcacaccctccactgccctccttcacacccccACTGCCCACCTCCACACCCTCCATTGctctccttcacaccatccatgcccacctgcaAACCCACCACTGCCCTCATTCagaccctccactgccctccttcacaccatccttGTCCACCTTCACATCCTCCACTGCCCTAcatcacaccctccactgccctccttcataccatccatgcccaccttcacaccctccactgccctccttcaaaccctccactgccctccttcacaccatccatgcccaccgtCACACCATCCATACCCACCTTCACACCAttcatgcccaccttcacaccatccatgcccattttcacaccctccactgcactccttcacaccatccatgcccatctTAACACCATCCATGCCCTCCTTCAAACCCTCCATGCCCaacttcacaccatccatgctctccatcacaccctccactgccctccttaa